In Lachancea thermotolerans CBS 6340 chromosome H complete sequence, a single genomic region encodes these proteins:
- the CHP1 gene encoding ribosome-associated Tef1p biogenesis chaperone CHP1 (similar to uniprot|Q08971 Saccharomyces cerevisiae YPL225W Hypothetical ORF), with product MSAPNTFNAETAENLEDMEKQFAVLAVEQAETYWNLISKVPGSKLRLTKFDDEIYEKFQEHFPEYKDLSRLAKFTEEELKTKEAKERWRKFIKLFEKKVDDFNFGTLLRTDASAEYGQFTTCFVVRLQFYAFEIARNKSKLNDWAAGQ from the coding sequence ATGTCGGCACCTAACACCTTCAATGCAGAAACCGCtgagaacttggaagaTATGGAAAAGCAGTTCGCCGTTCTAGCCGTGGAACAAGCTGAGACATACTGGAACCTGATCAGCAAGGTCCCGGGCTCGAAGTTACGTCTCACTAAGTTCGATGACGAAATCTATGAgaaatttcaagagcaCTTCCCAGAATACAAAGATCTATCCAGACTTGCCAAGTTCACtgaggaagagctgaaaacGAAAGAGGCTAAGGAAAGATGGAGAAAATTCAttaagctttttgaaaagaaagtGGACGACTTTAACTTCGGTACTCTTCTAAGAACAGATGCCTCTGCTGAGTACGGCCAATTCACTACTTGTTTCGTAGTGAGACTGCAGTTCTATGCCTTCGAAATTGCCAGAAACAAGAGCAAACTCAACGACTGGGCCGCAGGTCAATAA
- the FPY1 gene encoding flavin adenine dinucleotide pyrophosphatase (similar to uniprot|Q03219 Saccharomyces cerevisiae YMR178W Hypothetical ORF), producing the protein MLPRFLATQTPKIARMPSVKGACVIIGDEVLNGKITDTNSRFFAKYCYRLGIQLREIVTIGDQKEQIVQTIKRLSAENDFIVTSGGIGPTHDDITYESVASSFGLPCELNYECQDRMRKISHPEKRHDPETLKDFYRMATLPAGPEVHSYYVLKEFWVPIVSIQQKVYILPGIPQLFEKLLLAFEPSVKEIYSISEREPHNYERFFVKTPKSESQISSYLRELQTRCLQVSDEIKIGSYPHYGMGFNTVSILGLKKHEVFLKELVKEAIEKLDGTAITAEMEEKYSDSR; encoded by the coding sequence ATGCTGCCGCGCTTTCTTGCTACACAGACTCCAAAGATCGCCAGAATGCCTTCTGTTAAGGGTGCTTGTGTCATCATCGGTGATGAGGTTCTTAACGGCAAGATTACGGACACCAACTCGAGGTTTTTTGCCAAGTACTGCTACAGATTGGGGATCCAGCTGCGCGAAATAGTAACGATAGGGGACCAGAAGGAGCAGATCGTCCAAACGATAAAGAGGTTGAGCGCAGAGAATGACTTTATTGTGACGTCCGGCGGCATTGGGCCCACCCACGACGATATCACGTACGAGTCAGTAGCCAGCAGCTTTGGGCTCCCGTGCGAGCTGAATTACGAGTGCCAAGATCGTATGCGGAAGATTTCGCACCCCGAGAAAAGACACGATCCCGAGACGCTGAAAGATTTCTATAGGATGGCCACGCTTCCAGCTGGCCCCGAAGTGCATAGCTACTATGTACTGAAAGAGTTCTGGGTGCCTATAGTTTCGATCCAGCAGAAAGTGTACATATTGCCTGGAATACCCCAGctatttgaaaagcttctgctCGCGTTCGAGCCCTCTGTAAAGGAGATTTACAGCATCAGTGAGCGCGAACCTCACAACTATGAAAGGTTTTTTGTGAAAACTCCGAAGTCAGAGTCCCAAATTTCCTCGTATCTGCGCGAGCTGCAGACGCGCTGCTTACAGGTCTCTGACGAGATAAAAATAGGTTCGTATCCTCATTATGGTATGGGGTTTAACACCGTCAGTATCTTAGGGCTGAAGAAGCACGAAGTCTTCCTAAAAGAACTTGTAAAGGAAGCTATCGAGAAACTCGATGGTACCGCTATCACAGCAGAGATGGAGGAAAAATACTCCGACTCTAGGTAA
- a CDS encoding cation diffusion facilitator family transporter (similar to uniprot|Q03218 Saccharomyces cerevisiae YMR177W MMT1 Putative metal transporter involved in mitochondrial iron accumulation closely related to Mmt2p): protein MIKPSAYPVGLQFYHNIGKSRCRQLVWNLCFHQRSIHNSSRRLINEGKKGGIGKTDAERRLEKQAKFQDLSDAFEESRHIHMKESETEQNDTLHLGSMLYREAGHTHSHASSQSNPLLKMSRKEFKKNPGVRITWIGLWINVGLALGKFAGAIMFHSQALIADSVHALSDLVSDFLTLASVKLSSKQPTAEYPGGYGKIETLGSLSVSAILAFAGLSIGWSSLCAIAAPLLPHAVLDVVSTFSHSHSHGGPTDVANINAAWIAGGSIIIKEWIFNATKKVAIETNSNVLLANAWHHRVDSLTSLVALVTISSGYFFNIQSLDAVGGLLVSALVVKTGADGMIGAMKELVDRAVAGDDPRYVTVKDNTQEILRKLISNNNAKKPYGLKNLTVLSSGPEMHAKMTLEVPLQRWENVLTIKEFEIVTDHLRKTLRENIPTLRNIDIDYVEERPPLSPEQLKEIENQKKLGQFPTPQNESASDGPLPSGHTHSHFGLGSGHTHKH from the coding sequence ATGATAAAGCCTAGCGCATATCCTGTTGGTTTGCAATTCTACCACAACATCGGAAAGTCAAGGTGCAGGCAGCTGGTCTGGAATCTGTGCTTCCACCAACGCTCAATTCACAACTCCAGTCGCCGCTTAATAAACGAAGGTAAGAAGGGTGGCATTGGCAAGACCGACGCAGAAAGGCGGCTCGAAAAGCAAGCCAAGTTTCAAGACTTGTCAGATGCTTTCGAGGAATCAAGGCACATCCACATGAAAGAATCTGAAACTGAACAGAATGACACTTTACACCTAGGTTCCATGCTTTATCGAGAAGCAGGTCACACTCACTCACAtgcttcaagtcaaagCAACCCACTACTGAAAATGAGTCGAAAAGAATTTAAAAAGAACCCTGGCGTGAGAATTACGTGGATCGGCCTGTGGATTAATGTCGGCTTGGCGCTTGGAAAATTCGCCGGCGCTATCATGTTTCACTCACAGGCGTTGATAGCAGACTCCGTACATGCACTGTCTGATTTGGTCTCAGACTTTTTAACTTTAGCATCTGTGAAGCtgtcttcaaaacaaccaACTGCTGAATATCCTGGAGGCTATGGTAAAATTGAAACCCTAGGCTCTCTCTCAGTATCTGCAATTTTGGCCTTCGCAGGACTTTCTATTGGTTGGAGCTCGCTTTGTGCTATCGCTGCTCCATTACTTCCCCACGCTGTGCTGGATGTTGTTTCTACTTTTTCCCACTCTCATTCACACGGTGGACCAACCGATGTCGCTAACATTAATGCTGCATGGATAGCGGGTGGGTCAATTATCATAAAAGAATGGATTTTTAACGCTACCAAGAAAGTTGCAATTGAGACAAACTCTAATGTACTCCTTGCTAACGCCTGGCACCACCGAGTTGACTCTTTGACTTCATTGGTGGCGCTTGTTACTATTTCTTCTGGAtactttttcaatattcAATCTCTGGACGCAGTTGGTGGTCTTTTAGTTTCTGCACTGGTTGTGAAGACTGGAGCCGATGGCATGATAGGTGCTATGAAGGAGCTAGTTGATCGAGCGGTGGCTGGTGATGATCCTCGCTACGTTACAGTGAAAGATAACACACAGGAGATTTTGCGTAAACTGATTTCTAATAACAACGCAAAAAAACCCTACGGGCTTAAGAACCTGACAGTTTTGTCTTCAGGTCCCGAAATGCATGCTAAGATGACCCTGGAAGTTCCGCTACAGAGATGGGAGAACGTTTTGACTATtaaagaatttgaaattgtgACAGACCATTTGCGTAAAACATTGCGGGAAAATATACCAACTTTACGCAATATTGACATAGATTACGTTGAAGAGAGACCACCTCTTTCGCCTGAACAATTGAAGGAAATTGAGAATCAGAAGAAGTTGGGTCAGTTTCCTACACCTCAGAACGAGTCAGCGAGCGATGGTCCGCTCCCCAGCGGGCACACTCATTCCCACTTTGGGCTTGGAAGTGGCCATACACACAAGCATTAG